One stretch of Geoalkalibacter ferrihydriticus DSM 17813 DNA includes these proteins:
- the gltB gene encoding glutamate synthase large subunit — protein MNLAERFKDACGFGLLAHIKNQPSHALVEDAVKALARMMHRGAVAADGKTGDGSGLLCAMPQRFMRRVAEEQGVSLPEQFAVAMLFLNDEERQLSVFREECEKNDLQVLLVREVPVDTEALGEYALRLMPAIRQAFVVPAALVATRRFDALLYLTRKQVERRLGEDRDFYIPSFSRRTLSYKGLVMPAHIRTLYPDLQQGDFESSFVLFHQRFSTNTLPQWRLAQPLRALAHNGEINSLQANRFNARHKFNDAHSPVFSDEELAQLFPILEEGGSDSASLDNMFEFLLANGVDFFKAIRALIPPPRHNVAHMPSRLRSFYEYLSSAYEPWDGPAAVSVTDGRYVGCILDRNGLRPAKYVITTDDRLLIASEYGVLDLPSEKIRERGRLQSGQMMAVDLEQGQIFYTRDIDRYLMDSQPYSEWLTAHTYYLQEFIEHQFDDLSDCEIPDLPLRQRSFNLTHETLDINIRPMLEAGKEPTGSMGDDTPMAAFSSERRNFSDFFRQKFAQVTNPPIDPYREKAVMSATIGFGELGNPLIESAERARRLKSISPILSRDIFEALLSFGDPKRPRYEKAYFYRIFPTTFVTDLKSSLEALGETIVAAVRSEGVRIIVLDDRGVDAENKAMPMAMAVGFVNQKLLREGLRNRINLVAVSGEVTDPHSACVLLGIGAMAVYPWLLYATGYDLCREKGMSPRETRRSLKNLYGAMTKGVLKIMSKMGISTVASYRNAALFDIIGLSRDIVADCFPHTTLHLPGLDYAAIEERITHAHRDVFQRSWMAPIYPLRIGSLFQDNAASEYHDFGSRTIVAMHQFAASLERTDYLKFRGLIEERGLRFIRDFFTWNGTGKPIPLSEVEPLEAITRRFDSAAMSLGSISPECHEALAEAMNLLGGCSNSGEGGEDPARYDTTRNSKIKQIASGRFGVTPAYLRSATQIQIKVAQGAKPGEGGQLPGEKVTPLIATLRYTMPGVTLISPPPHHDIYSIEDLAQLIFDLKQVNPAAEISVKLVSSDGVGTIAAGVAKCYADRIIISGCDGGTGAAPQTSIKHAGNPWELGLAEAHNTLKANNLRELVALQTDGGLKTGADVVKAAMLGAESYGFGTALLVMLGCKMLRVCHLNRCSVGVATQDEMLRGHYVGTVDKVVAYLRNVAEDVREILAQLGFHSLEEVIGRSDLLRVVDAAAAASFDFSQVLQRIEGVDVRRRRNVPFDDNAFEKGVLQEVLPAIRDARAEVVVERRIRNTNRSFGALISGEIAHYYGNAGLPRDSIMLNLEGAAGQSLGAFLLPGVNIHLDGVANDYVGKGMHGGRIVIIPGIYQEGAAAIGNTCLYGATGGKLFVAGSAGERFAVRNSGALAVVEGTGDHACEYMTGGTVVILGETGINFGAGMTGGAAFVYDRKKNFIDKINRELVEARRIDIDDDSEGKIYLKKIIHSYHNHTRSPKAQCILDNFREELAYFWMVTPKDMKAPLNPKEGD, from the coding sequence ATGAATCTCGCCGAACGTTTCAAGGATGCCTGCGGCTTTGGTCTGCTGGCGCACATCAAAAATCAACCCAGCCACGCACTGGTGGAAGACGCTGTCAAGGCTCTGGCGCGCATGATGCACCGCGGCGCGGTCGCCGCCGACGGCAAGACCGGCGACGGCAGCGGCCTGCTCTGCGCCATGCCGCAGCGCTTCATGCGCCGCGTCGCTGAAGAGCAAGGCGTCTCCCTGCCCGAACAGTTCGCCGTGGCCATGCTCTTTCTCAACGATGAAGAACGCCAGTTGTCCGTGTTCCGCGAAGAGTGCGAGAAAAACGACCTACAGGTGCTTCTGGTGCGCGAGGTTCCGGTGGACACCGAAGCCCTGGGCGAATACGCCCTGCGCCTCATGCCCGCCATCCGCCAGGCCTTCGTCGTACCGGCGGCGCTGGTCGCCACGCGGCGCTTCGACGCCCTGCTCTACCTGACCCGCAAGCAGGTGGAACGGCGACTTGGCGAGGATCGCGATTTCTACATTCCCTCTTTTTCGCGGCGCACCCTGTCCTATAAGGGGCTGGTCATGCCGGCGCACATTCGCACGTTGTATCCCGATCTGCAGCAGGGCGATTTTGAAAGCTCCTTTGTCCTCTTTCATCAGCGCTTCTCCACCAATACACTGCCCCAATGGCGTCTGGCGCAACCGTTGCGCGCTCTGGCGCACAACGGTGAAATCAATTCCCTGCAGGCCAATCGCTTCAACGCCCGCCATAAATTCAACGACGCCCACAGTCCGGTATTCTCCGACGAAGAACTGGCGCAACTCTTTCCAATTCTCGAAGAAGGCGGCAGCGACAGCGCCAGCCTCGACAATATGTTCGAGTTTCTCCTCGCCAACGGCGTCGACTTCTTCAAAGCGATTCGCGCCCTGATTCCGCCGCCGCGCCACAACGTAGCGCACATGCCCTCGCGCCTACGCTCCTTCTACGAATATCTGTCCTCGGCGTACGAACCCTGGGACGGCCCGGCGGCGGTGAGCGTCACCGACGGCCGCTACGTGGGCTGCATTCTCGATCGCAACGGGCTGCGCCCGGCCAAATACGTCATCACCACCGATGATCGCCTGCTCATCGCCAGCGAATATGGTGTTCTCGATCTGCCGTCGGAAAAGATCCGCGAACGCGGTCGTTTGCAAAGCGGCCAGATGATGGCCGTCGATCTCGAACAGGGGCAGATTTTTTATACCCGCGACATTGATCGCTACCTCATGGATTCGCAGCCCTACAGCGAATGGCTCACCGCCCACACCTATTACCTGCAGGAATTCATCGAACACCAGTTCGACGATTTGAGCGATTGCGAAATCCCCGACCTGCCCCTGCGCCAACGCAGCTTCAACCTGACGCACGAAACCCTCGACATCAACATCCGCCCCATGCTCGAGGCAGGCAAGGAACCGACGGGATCCATGGGCGACGATACACCCATGGCGGCCTTTTCCAGCGAACGACGTAATTTCAGTGATTTCTTCCGTCAGAAGTTCGCCCAGGTCACCAACCCGCCCATCGATCCCTATCGCGAAAAGGCGGTGATGTCGGCCACCATTGGTTTCGGCGAACTCGGCAACCCACTTATCGAGTCCGCCGAGCGCGCCCGGCGCCTCAAAAGCATCTCGCCGATCCTCTCGCGCGACATCTTCGAAGCGCTGCTGTCTTTCGGCGATCCCAAGCGGCCGCGTTATGAGAAGGCCTACTTTTACCGCATTTTTCCCACCACCTTTGTGACGGATCTCAAGAGCAGCCTGGAGGCGTTGGGCGAAACCATCGTCGCCGCCGTGCGCAGCGAAGGGGTGCGCATCATCGTGCTCGACGACCGCGGTGTCGACGCCGAAAACAAGGCCATGCCCATGGCTATGGCGGTGGGCTTCGTCAATCAGAAACTGCTGCGCGAGGGCCTGCGCAACCGCATCAACCTCGTCGCCGTCAGCGGCGAAGTGACCGACCCTCACAGCGCCTGCGTGCTGCTCGGCATCGGGGCCATGGCCGTTTACCCCTGGCTGCTCTATGCCACCGGTTATGACCTGTGCCGCGAAAAAGGAATGTCGCCGCGCGAAACCCGCCGTTCGCTCAAAAACCTCTACGGCGCCATGACCAAGGGCGTACTCAAAATCATGTCGAAGATGGGGATCAGCACCGTCGCCAGCTATCGCAACGCGGCGCTGTTCGACATCATCGGCCTCTCGCGCGACATTGTCGCGGACTGCTTTCCCCACACCACGCTCCATCTGCCGGGGCTCGATTATGCCGCCATTGAGGAGCGCATCACGCACGCCCACCGCGATGTTTTTCAGCGCAGTTGGATGGCCCCCATCTACCCGCTGCGTATCGGCAGCCTCTTCCAGGACAACGCCGCCAGCGAATATCACGACTTCGGTTCGCGCACAATTGTGGCCATGCATCAGTTCGCCGCAAGCCTCGAGCGCACGGATTATCTTAAATTCCGAGGCCTCATCGAAGAGCGGGGCTTGCGTTTCATCCGCGACTTTTTCACATGGAATGGAACCGGAAAACCGATTCCCCTTTCCGAGGTCGAACCCCTGGAAGCCATCACGCGCCGTTTCGACTCGGCCGCCATGTCCCTGGGTTCTATCTCACCGGAGTGCCACGAGGCCCTGGCCGAGGCCATGAACCTTCTTGGCGGTTGCTCCAACAGCGGCGAGGGCGGCGAAGACCCGGCACGCTACGACACCACGCGCAACAGCAAGATTAAGCAGATCGCCTCGGGCCGCTTCGGGGTTACCCCCGCCTACCTGCGTAGCGCCACCCAGATCCAGATCAAAGTCGCGCAGGGAGCCAAGCCCGGTGAAGGGGGCCAATTGCCCGGCGAAAAGGTCACGCCGCTCATCGCCACTCTGCGCTACACCATGCCCGGGGTGACGCTGATCTCGCCGCCGCCTCATCACGACATCTATTCCATCGAAGACCTGGCGCAGCTCATCTTCGACCTCAAACAGGTCAACCCGGCAGCCGAAATCAGCGTCAAGCTGGTTTCCAGCGACGGGGTCGGCACCATCGCCGCCGGGGTCGCCAAATGCTATGCCGATCGCATCATCATTTCAGGGTGCGATGGCGGTACCGGCGCCGCGCCGCAGACCTCCATCAAACACGCCGGAAATCCCTGGGAACTTGGGCTCGCCGAGGCGCACAACACCCTCAAGGCCAACAACCTGCGCGAACTTGTGGCCCTGCAGACCGACGGCGGTCTCAAAACCGGCGCCGATGTGGTCAAGGCAGCCATGCTCGGCGCCGAATCCTATGGCTTCGGGACTGCTCTGCTGGTCATGCTCGGCTGCAAGATGCTGCGCGTGTGCCACCTCAACCGTTGCTCGGTGGGGGTAGCCACCCAGGACGAGATGCTGCGCGGCCATTATGTCGGCACAGTGGACAAGGTCGTCGCCTATCTGCGCAACGTCGCCGAGGATGTCCGCGAAATACTCGCCCAACTGGGTTTCCACAGCCTTGAGGAGGTCATCGGGCGCAGCGACCTGTTGCGCGTCGTGGACGCAGCGGCCGCCGCATCCTTCGATTTCAGCCAGGTACTGCAACGGATCGAGGGCGTCGATGTCCGGCGCCGCCGCAATGTTCCCTTCGACGACAATGCTTTTGAAAAAGGTGTGTTGCAGGAAGTTCTCCCGGCGATTCGCGATGCGCGGGCCGAGGTCGTGGTGGAACGCCGCATCCGCAATACCAACCGCAGCTTCGGCGCCCTGATTAGCGGCGAGATAGCGCATTATTACGGCAATGCCGGGCTGCCGCGCGACTCCATCATGCTCAACCTCGAAGGTGCTGCCGGTCAGTCCCTCGGCGCGTTTCTGCTTCCCGGGGTGAACATTCACCTCGACGGAGTGGCCAACGACTATGTCGGCAAGGGCATGCACGGCGGGCGCATCGTCATCATTCCCGGCATCTACCAGGAAGGCGCCGCCGCCATCGGCAACACCTGTCTTTATGGCGCCACCGGCGGCAAACTGTTCGTCGCGGGAAGCGCGGGGGAACGCTTCGCGGTGCGCAATTCGGGGGCGCTGGCCGTGGTGGAGGGTACCGGCGACCATGCCTGCGAATACATGACCGGCGGCACCGTGGTGATTCTCGGCGAAACGGGCATCAATTTCGGTGCCGGCATGACCGGCGGAGCGGCCTTCG
- the malQ gene encoding 4-alpha-glucanotransferase → MSLTRSSGILLHPTSLPGPGPIGSLGREAYAFIDFLAETGQSIWQILPLNPTGYGDSPYSAFSAFAGNPLLISLPELVAWGDLEQSELPPADPGNPQRVDFGRAHQEKEGLLRQAAERFRTQASPQRRQAFEEFCTEQGYWLHDYVLFRALRERYEDRSWNLWPQDLRHRDAQALEKARQDLQQDLFWRLYAQFAFFSQWFALKDYANEQGVRIFGDIPIFVAFDSVDVWANQGLFHLDDEGNPTLVAGVPPDYFSATGQRWGNPLYRWERMAAQGYSWWIARFRWNLIQTDLVRIDHFRGFEACWAIPAEEKTAINGEWMDGPGDGIFQALEQALGEVPIIAEDLGLITAEVEALRDRFGFPGMKVLHFAFGDGPDNPYLPHNLERNSVVYTGTHDNNTTLGWWQELSKKDKDAVRAYLGHGAQDMPWDLNRTAMAAVSNLCILPMQDILGLGADGRMNLPGEGTGNWDWRYQEDQLTNSVVQRLKEMTHLYGRATAS, encoded by the coding sequence ATGAGCTTGACCCGTTCCAGCGGCATCCTGCTGCACCCGACCTCATTACCGGGGCCCGGCCCCATCGGCTCCCTCGGTCGCGAAGCCTATGCCTTCATCGATTTTCTCGCCGAGACCGGCCAGAGCATTTGGCAGATTCTGCCCTTGAACCCCACAGGGTACGGCGATTCACCCTACAGCGCTTTTTCCGCTTTTGCAGGTAATCCCCTGCTAATCTCCCTGCCTGAACTGGTCGCCTGGGGCGATCTCGAACAAAGCGAGCTGCCGCCCGCCGACCCGGGCAATCCGCAGCGGGTCGACTTCGGTCGTGCCCATCAGGAAAAAGAAGGGCTGCTGCGGCAGGCGGCGGAGAGATTCCGCACCCAGGCATCACCCCAGCGGCGCCAGGCGTTTGAAGAGTTCTGCACGGAGCAGGGCTACTGGCTGCACGACTACGTTCTGTTTCGCGCCCTGCGCGAGCGCTATGAGGACCGCAGCTGGAACCTCTGGCCGCAGGATCTGCGCCATCGCGATGCACAAGCACTTGAAAAGGCACGCCAGGATCTGCAACAGGATCTCTTCTGGCGCCTGTACGCGCAGTTCGCCTTTTTTTCTCAATGGTTCGCGCTTAAGGATTACGCCAATGAGCAGGGGGTGCGGATCTTCGGCGACATTCCCATCTTCGTCGCCTTTGACTCGGTGGATGTCTGGGCCAACCAGGGGCTTTTTCACCTTGATGACGAGGGCAACCCGACCCTTGTCGCCGGGGTGCCGCCCGATTACTTCAGCGCCACCGGCCAGCGCTGGGGCAATCCCCTTTATCGCTGGGAGCGCATGGCCGCGCAAGGCTACTCCTGGTGGATCGCACGTTTTCGCTGGAATCTGATTCAGACCGATCTGGTGCGCATCGATCATTTCCGTGGCTTTGAAGCCTGCTGGGCGATTCCCGCAGAGGAAAAAACCGCCATCAACGGCGAATGGATGGATGGGCCCGGCGACGGCATCTTCCAGGCTCTCGAACAGGCCTTGGGCGAGGTGCCCATCATCGCCGAAGATCTCGGCCTCATCACTGCCGAGGTTGAAGCCCTGCGCGACCGCTTCGGCTTTCCCGGCATGAAGGTTCTGCACTTCGCCTTCGGCGACGGCCCCGACAATCCCTATCTGCCCCACAATCTGGAACGCAATAGTGTGGTCTACACCGGCACCCACGACAACAACACCACCCTGGGCTGGTGGCAGGAGCTGAGTAAAAAGGATAAAGACGCCGTGCGCGCTTATCTCGGCCATGGCGCCCAGGACATGCCCTGGGATCTTAATCGCACAGCCATGGCCGCCGTCTCGAATCTATGCATTCTGCCCATGCAGGACATCCTCGGCCTCGGCGCCGACGGCCGCATGAACCTGCCCGGCGAAGGCACGGGCAACTGGGACTGGCGCTACCAGGAAGATCAACTCACCAACAGCGTCGTGCAACGCCTCAAGGAGATGACTCACCTCTATGGTCGAGCTACCGCATCCTGA
- a CDS encoding RHS repeat-associated core domain-containing protein — MVFEVFFVQFIFYFSRLLWSDPISNHNRARYYDPMEGRFISRDPIGLGGGDYNVYAYVKNNPINYIDPEGEKFLLIAGGITGSLIILNEAKKALDKFFDDAYRARDETRDMANCFQNDDIEGFVDAYQNRGRAVVEAGLSGAEIPMIVPGTTGSGLVPVKPIEWILGGGTTAIGGAVNK, encoded by the coding sequence GTGGTTTTTGAGGTCTTTTTTGTGCAATTTATTTTTTATTTCAGTCGGTTACTTTGGTCCGACCCCATATCGAACCATAACAGGGCCCGTTACTATGACCCGATGGAGGGACGATTCATTAGTCGCGATCCGATTGGTTTAGGTGGGGGGGATTATAATGTTTATGCTTATGTTAAAAATAATCCTATCAATTATATTGACCCTGAAGGTGAAAAATTTCTTTTAATAGCAGGAGGGATAACAGGTTCTCTGATTATATTGAATGAGGCCAAAAAAGCTTTGGATAAATTTTTTGATGATGCGTATCGGGCCAGGGACGAAACTAGGGATATGGCTAACTGTTTTCAAAATGATGATATTGAAGGGTTTGTTGATGCGTATCAGAACAGGGGCCGAGCGGTTGTAGAGGCTGGATTGTCGGGCGCCGAAATTCCAATGATTGTCCCAGGCACGACAGGAAGCGGGTTAGTACCAGTAAAGCCCATAGAATGGATTTTGGGCGGGGGTACTACAGCAATTGGGGGCGCGGTCAACAAATGA
- a CDS encoding osmoprotectant NAGGN system M42 family peptidase: MQRLPIDLDYLSQTLVDLLKIASPTGYTDQVVHHVGQELERLGIPFELTRRGAIRADLQGRQRSPDRALVVHLDTTGAMVKALKENGRLEIVPIGHWSSRFAEGARVSIFTDHGCFRGTVLPLKASGHTFNEEVDQQPVAWSQVEVRVDAICNNRLDLARQGFNVGDFVAFDACPELVNGFINARHLDNKAGVATLLAAAAAVVHGGVELPVDCHLLFTISEETGSGASAVLHRDVAEMVSIDNATPAPGQNSRESGVTVAMMDSSGPFDYHLTHKLLGLCGEFEILHQRDVFRHYRCDSASAVEAGNDIRTALICFGVDGSHGYERTHLNALRSLAELLSLYVQSDPTFLRDRDELGALQGFPYQGDALERR; this comes from the coding sequence ATGCAAAGACTTCCCATTGATCTCGATTATCTTTCGCAAACCCTGGTGGATCTGCTCAAAATCGCCAGCCCCACAGGTTATACCGATCAGGTGGTACACCATGTCGGTCAAGAGCTCGAGCGCCTCGGCATTCCTTTTGAACTGACCCGGCGCGGAGCGATCCGCGCCGACCTCCAGGGTCGTCAGCGCAGTCCCGACCGCGCCCTGGTCGTGCATCTGGATACCACCGGTGCCATGGTCAAGGCACTGAAGGAAAACGGCCGTCTGGAAATTGTGCCCATCGGTCACTGGTCAAGCCGTTTTGCCGAAGGTGCGCGGGTGAGCATTTTCACCGACCATGGATGCTTTCGCGGCACGGTGCTGCCCTTGAAGGCCTCGGGACATACCTTCAACGAAGAGGTCGATCAGCAGCCGGTGGCCTGGAGCCAGGTCGAGGTGCGCGTCGATGCCATCTGCAACAATCGGCTTGATCTTGCGCGACAGGGTTTTAACGTTGGCGACTTTGTGGCCTTTGATGCCTGCCCCGAACTGGTCAACGGTTTTATCAACGCGCGCCACCTGGACAACAAGGCCGGCGTTGCCACCCTGCTGGCTGCGGCTGCCGCAGTGGTACACGGCGGAGTCGAGTTGCCCGTGGACTGCCATCTGCTTTTCACTATTTCCGAGGAAACCGGCTCGGGCGCTTCGGCGGTGCTGCACCGCGACGTGGCCGAGATGGTCAGCATCGACAATGCCACTCCCGCTCCCGGGCAGAATTCCCGTGAATCGGGAGTGACCGTGGCAATGATGGATTCAAGCGGCCCCTTTGACTACCACTTGACACATAAGTTGCTCGGCTTGTGCGGTGAGTTCGAAATCCTCCATCAGCGCGACGTTTTTCGCCATTATCGCTGCGACAGCGCCTCGGCGGTGGAGGCCGGCAACGACATCCGCACCGCGCTCATCTGCTTCGGTGTCGACGGCTCGCACGGCTACGAACGCACCCATCTCAATGCTCTGCGCTCTTTGGCCGAACTGCTCAGCCTCTACGTGCAGAGCGATCCCACCTTTCTGCGCGACCGCGATGAACTCGGCGCTTTGCAGGGATTTCCGTATCAGGGCGACGCCCTCGAACGGCGTTGA
- a CDS encoding YitT family protein: MGKHREFRYSLFWNLCLITVGSFIQAVGFKAIAADHGFVPSGLFGVAALFEYQTGFLNAGFWYLLFNVPMFILGFLLITRRFLGYSFVSMLVISLAYMLVDFRIDIQNQLYAAVCFGVVAGSGAGMVLRSLGSNGGLDVVAVILNQRYNIGVGKTYFAFNFVLFSFSFAHLDNDLVIASLIAAFVASVAVEYCLSMFNQRKLCLIISTRSPEIADKVMAKLKVGATFLEGMGAFKKEPRRVLMVVTNNIQLKRLEEIAFTTDPHALFIVENTFNVIGSTFSRRKIY, translated from the coding sequence GTGGGAAAACATCGCGAATTCAGATACTCCCTGTTCTGGAACCTGTGCCTGATCACCGTCGGGTCATTTATTCAGGCCGTGGGTTTCAAGGCAATTGCCGCCGATCATGGCTTTGTGCCGAGCGGACTGTTCGGGGTTGCGGCCCTCTTTGAATATCAGACCGGATTTCTCAACGCCGGTTTCTGGTATCTGTTGTTCAACGTGCCCATGTTCATCCTTGGCTTTCTGCTGATCACCCGCCGCTTTCTCGGTTACAGCTTCGTCTCCATGCTGGTCATCTCCCTGGCTTACATGCTGGTGGATTTCCGCATCGATATCCAGAACCAGCTTTACGCGGCGGTCTGCTTCGGCGTCGTCGCCGGTTCGGGCGCGGGCATGGTGCTGCGCTCGCTGGGGTCCAACGGCGGGCTTGACGTGGTGGCGGTGATCCTTAATCAGCGCTACAATATTGGTGTCGGAAAGACCTACTTCGCCTTCAACTTTGTGCTGTTTTCCTTCAGTTTCGCGCATCTTGACAATGATCTGGTGATCGCCTCGCTGATTGCCGCCTTCGTCGCTTCGGTCGCTGTCGAATACTGTCTGTCCATGTTCAATCAGCGTAAACTCTGCCTTATCATTTCCACCCGCAGCCCGGAAATCGCCGACAAGGTCATGGCCAAGCTCAAGGTCGGCGCCACTTTTCTTGAAGGCATGGGAGCTTTCAAGAAAGAGCCGCGGCGGGTGCTCATGGTGGTGACCAACAACATCCAGCTCAAACGGCTGGAAGAGATCGCCTTCACCACCGATCCGCATGCGCTGTTCATTGTTGAAAATACCTTCAACGTCATCGGATCGACCTTTTCGCGGCGTAAAATCTATTAA
- a CDS encoding RCKP-type rubredoxin-like domain-containing protein: MAVWQCEKCKTEREGRCKPKKCAKCNEQTVFVKKD, translated from the coding sequence ATGGCTGTCTGGCAGTGTGAAAAGTGCAAAACCGAGCGCGAAGGTCGCTGTAAACCAAAGAAATGTGCCAAATGCAACGAACAGACGGTGTTTGTCAAGAAAGATTGA
- a CDS encoding peptide chain release factor 3 codes for MKKHNQNEIERRRTFGIISHPDAGKTTLTEKLLLFGGAIQMAGAIKARKASRHATSDWMAVEQERGISVTSSVMKFNYRDFEINLLDTPGHQDFSEDTYRVLTAVDSAVMVIDSAKGVETQTRKLMEVCRMRNTPIITFINKLDREGREPLDLLADIEETLQIECAPLSWPIGMGKRFKGTYNLYKKELNLFTPGEERLGRGVVTIHDLNDPRLDELLGDQADELRADIELLEGAANPFELEEYLKGNQTPVFFGSAVNNFGVREMLNAFVEIAPAPGPRATETREVSPYEDQFSGFVFKIQANMDPAHRDRIAFLRVCSGKFTRGMKVRHHRIGKDVNLSNATIFMAQDRANVEEAYPGDIIGIHNHGTIKVGDTFSDKEPLKFTGIPSFAPEHFRRVRLKNPLKAKQLQKGLLQLSEEGAVQVFRSLFGSDFILGAVGVLQFDVTMARLKDEYGVDAVYEGVDYATARWVACEDRKKLEEFEKRNQTNLAWDSEENLTYLASSEWRLNYVAEQWPGVEFLKTREHA; via the coding sequence GTGAAAAAGCACAATCAGAACGAAATCGAACGTCGTCGCACCTTCGGCATCATCAGTCACCCCGATGCCGGCAAAACCACCCTCACCGAGAAATTGCTTCTGTTTGGCGGCGCCATTCAGATGGCTGGTGCCATCAAGGCGCGCAAAGCCTCGCGTCACGCCACCAGTGACTGGATGGCGGTGGAGCAGGAACGCGGCATCTCCGTGACCAGTTCGGTGATGAAGTTCAATTACCGGGATTTCGAGATCAATCTCCTCGATACCCCCGGTCACCAGGATTTTTCCGAAGACACCTATCGCGTTCTGACTGCTGTTGACAGCGCCGTCATGGTCATCGACAGTGCCAAGGGTGTCGAAACCCAGACACGCAAACTGATGGAGGTATGCCGCATGCGCAATACCCCCATCATCACCTTTATCAACAAGCTTGACCGCGAAGGCCGCGAACCCCTAGACCTGCTCGCCGACATCGAAGAAACCCTGCAGATTGAATGTGCGCCCCTGTCCTGGCCCATCGGCATGGGCAAACGCTTTAAGGGCACCTACAATCTCTACAAAAAGGAGCTCAACCTTTTTACCCCCGGCGAGGAGCGCCTCGGTCGTGGCGTCGTTACGATCCACGATCTCAATGACCCGCGCCTCGACGAACTGCTCGGCGATCAGGCCGACGAATTGCGCGCCGATATCGAACTGCTGGAAGGCGCGGCCAATCCCTTTGAACTTGAGGAGTATCTCAAGGGCAATCAGACACCGGTGTTTTTCGGCAGCGCGGTCAACAATTTCGGTGTGCGCGAAATGCTCAATGCCTTTGTCGAAATCGCCCCGGCACCAGGACCGCGAGCGACGGAAACCCGTGAGGTCTCTCCCTATGAAGATCAGTTCAGCGGCTTTGTCTTCAAGATCCAGGCAAACATGGACCCTGCGCACCGCGACCGCATCGCCTTTCTGCGCGTCTGTTCGGGTAAGTTCACCCGTGGCATGAAGGTGCGCCATCACCGCATCGGCAAGGACGTCAATCTGTCCAATGCAACCATCTTCATGGCCCAGGACCGGGCCAACGTGGAAGAGGCCTACCCCGGCGACATCATTGGTATTCACAATCACGGCACCATTAAGGTCGGCGACACCTTCAGCGACAAGGAACCCCTCAAGTTCACGGGCATTCCCAGCTTTGCACCTGAGCATTTCCGCCGGGTGCGCCTGAAAAATCCCCTCAAGGCGAAACAGTTGCAGAAAGGCCTGTTGCAACTCTCCGAGGAGGGCGCGGTGCAGGTGTTTCGGTCGTTGTTCGGCAGTGATTTCATCCTCGGCGCGGTCGGTGTGCTGCAGTTCGATGTGACGATGGCGCGACTCAAGGATGAGTACGGCGTCGACGCCGTTTATGAGGGTGTCGATTATGCCACCGCCCGTTGGGTGGCGTGCGAGGATCGCAAGAAGCTCGAAGAGTTTGAAAAAAGGAACCAGACCAATCTCGCCTGGGATTCCGAAGAAAATCTCACCTACCTGGCTTCAAGTGAATGGCGCCTCAATTACGTTGCCGAACAGTGGCCCGGTGTTGAGTTCCTGAAAACCCGCGAACATGCATAA